AAGACTAATATCCTGCTCCAGAATTATGACCATAAGTCTTTGTGAAACTAAAGCCTCCCTTTGTTCAACCAAGTAGTATTCAAGATGGAAATGAAATATACTCCAAGGACAGAAAGAATCAAGATGCATGAATTTTGTCTGTGGGTAATGGCTGGATAAGAGGAATAATTTTCTATTACAGCAACATATACGTTGCTTGAATTCCCTTTTAGTTCCGGAGTCCAAGGGGAGAAATCATAGACTTCAGGTAaccatgggtttgagtcctggctctacTATTTAATAGCTATGCCATAGGATCTGTCTTCAGAGGACCAGCGCTAATCCCCAgtgaaaaagacatttttgtaaattcttagaattttttaaaataacatgccCTTGAGTCTAGAATTGTCTACAAGTACCCAGGGCACCTACTCTAGTTCCTTTTGACCTCTTACCTTTTTATTCCATAGAGTTATTTGGGATTATAGAGTCAAAGTTAAATCTCTGGGTAGTTCCTTGAGTTCTATtccattttagattattttctgaACTTTATGAATCTGTTTTCCCAAAGTCCTTGGCACATATATGACCATACccagcttttcctttgctgctaaTCACTGCTTCTAAGTGTCCAAAGTAGTTTTCACTCACTGAAAGTGGCTCTTACAGCTCAAACCGGGATTCTTAGTTTTCTTGCTCTTGAGACCAGTGACCCCAAAGTGGTCGGTATGTGTAAGAGCTTTGGTTTGGGGATCCTGGAGAAATAGGAGTTTTCTGCGAAGAGATggcatgaaaaaaacaaaagataacagAGGAATAATCAGCCTCCATGAAAAACCCCACCAAACAGGATTGCGCCCAATGGACTACACAGCTCTTTGTGAAAGAAAGTCCAACAAAGACTGTGAAAGCTCTGAATGGAAACACTCAGGAGTCCAAGTGATAAACAGCAGCACCGAGTGCGGGGAAGGATACTTCTTTCACTTTATTATGGTTCACTGATGCCCTCTGAGGGCTTGGGGTAGCCAAGGGAGGACATCTGTGCCTGGCAGAATTATCCCCTGGCAGAATTAGCCCTGCAGCTAAAAGGATCTTGGAGAAGAAGCAGGAGCAGAAGGATATGAGCAGATAATTTCCTCTTGGGTTCATGGTTTTCCTGGGAAGTACTTATCTCTGTAATATACAGTGATACTCTGCCTCTTGTTCTAGCAGACTGGATTCTTTGAATTAGGGTTTAATCTCATCTTGGATTCCAATCATGGGTCCCTTTTTCTCACTTGGTAATGCCCATGAGGTCATATCTACCCTACTATTCTATAAAAACACTTTATGACCCATGTTCTAAGCACTGGAATGTAGACATACCAATGTCTTAAGCATTGTGTCCCATTGTTGTACCAATGTTTCATCTATGAAATAGTATGCACCTTCATCATTagtcaaaattatattttctatagtAATTATATGATGggtgtttctacttttttttttttgtagtcagTTTTAATTCTCTTTGAAAAGTCTAGCTAGTCATTGGGAAGACAATTTCTTTGTCCAAAATtgatgatatacatttttttcatcattCCTAAGTCTTAAGTTATTGTCCCAAAATTTATACCTCATTCTTTGATACCATCTATAGAGCTagttaattatcttttattttgtcttttctaaCAAAATTCCAAACTTTAGTGGTATTAGGCAAACATTGGCTGTATGTGGTGTCCATTATCACTCAGCTTCACGCTTACCCTTCTATATCCTTCTCTTTACCACAGTAGTGGGAAGACTGCAAAATACATTTTGCAGAATTCCTCACGAGCTGGCATCCAATGGGACGCAGAATATGGAAGGCtgggggaaaggagaaggagaatggTTTCTGCTTGCATCTGTAACAGTGGCAGCATCAGCAATAGTAGCAGCCAGGCAATAACAGTGGTGATAGCAACAGTAATATTTAAAGTTTTGGAAAGAACACAGAAGCAAGAATAGCAGGTGTGTACCAGGTCCTGGGGTGCTACTCAGGCAGCAATGTCCCAACAGAAGCAGCCTCAATGGCACAGTGTTCATGGACTCTGGGTgaaatcatttttgcttttgtccccCAGCTCTCGGTGTGGTAGTAGTTTAGTGCAATTGCCAATCTTTGGATAAGCTAACCTTTCTTGTTTTGCTCCTGTACAGCCCATTCCAAAACTTTTATATTCCTTATGTTCAATTCCCTCTCTGTCAAACACCTAgatctgtttctattttcctgaCTGAGCAGGGAGTAATGCATGCTGTTATGAATCAGCATGTGTGTGTAACAGTCAGCAGATGTGGTTTGCTCTAGAAGGCATTTCATCATATCCTGGAAAAACATGCAAGGGAGACTCAACTGACAATGCCAACTCTGCAGACAACTGTTCTTTATCTCTCAGTAGAGAATCACCAAACTCTGAGATCCAGATCTGAGAGGTTTTGTGGTATTCACTGGCATTTACAGACACTTACTTGTGCCATTTTTATTCCCCAGAAGGTCTGCATTTAAATTATTGGGAAAAAATGCaaacttttttgtgtgttgagtcctttcttttttaagctaTACAGTTCATCACTTTTATCtccttatatttttcttccccttAGTCTCCTAAGAATTTTcaatttgtggttttcttttggtACTTCTTCCATTTTCCCTAGGAACTCTTCATTTTTACAGATAACGTAGCATTCAGAGAGCAGAttctcaagaaagaaagaagtctgtAATAATAATGCTAGCCCAGAGGAAGGGATAAGATTGCTCTCATGAGTCAGGTTAAAATGAGGCTTATGCTGATGACATCAGTGTGAGCAAGAATCTTGTGCCATAAGTTCATTATCATGCGGCCTCTATTCAAGATCAAATATGGAGAATATCATACTCCTCCAAAAATTAAGAAAGGAACAATATCTTAATATATGGGACAACTCCATAGATTACCACAGTCAAATGTATGCCTGTACCTCTATATTTAGGAATTATTCCTTCATCATTCTGAGCAACGGGGATGGCGGTTACTGACTCCAAATCTGAGAAGAACACATGTAATGGCCTGTTGCCCTGATGGATTTCTTGACCTTTAATATTCAGCCTCTCTGTCTCCATGAacggcgagcctgcggcggcagaggccagagtgTCTGTCTCCATGCACTTTTCTCCCCCATGTCTGCATATAACGCAGATATGGTAGATTTAAAAGTCGACACTTGATTAGATACAAAGTTTGGAAGAAAAACGATTAAACTGTGCAGTTCCATGCTGTCCAGAAACAGGGAAAGGCATGCAGCCAAACTCCCCCAGCTCTTTGCTTCATCACATGACATTGTTTGGATATCAGCTTATCAACAAACTGAATTTTACCGCCACCACTGCATGAAGAAAGGGACCTTGCAAGAAAACTACATTGAATATGAATACCAGCCTTTAAAAAAGGGGAGATTACAATACAGGCTAAGTTTCTTTTAAACAAATCTGTCTTTTTGTTTCAGATATAAGTTTTTTTGGTAGATATTTCCTCCCTGAATTCTGCAagcattttaatcaaattttatcAAGTACAGACCACTAGAATAGGTAAGATGGATTTCCTCAGCAACAGTCCAAGAAAATCACACATGAACTGCCACCCCAAGAAAGATCATCAGTCATTTCTTTACGCTGTCTGAGGAGAGAAGAAATCTTCCCAGCTTTGAAGAATATTTATGTTCTGCTCTACagatctggaaaatgggaagaggGATACTGAGATGATTTGATTACAGGATAGAGTGTAGGCTTCTATCATGGACAATATTAAAAGAGTATATCTTGGTTGGTATGGTTTCTGGAGtgcacagtgaaggaaagcaGTATTTATAGTTTAATTTAAAGTTTATATTGTGGAAACAAGACACACAAAGATGTTGACTGATGTTTTCCTATAAATTTCTCTTCTGGAAGATCTGAGCAATTAGCTCTGTGAACTCAGAACCAGAGTTTTCTCATGCATTAAAATCCTTCTTAAGCGCATTCAATAGggtagaggagagaagaggaactgGCCTAATGAGAGCATTCTGTATTCAAATCTcagttaataatattatatatagaatggataaacaacaaggtcctactgtatagcatagggaactatatttaataccctgggataaaccataatggaaaagaataggaaaaagaatgtatatatatgtacaactgaatcactttgctgcacttcaaaaattaacacaacactgtaactcaactgtacttcaataaaataaatttttaaaaacctctcagGTAATCAAACAACCCGATGAGGTAGGCGTTGTTGACAAGGGCAAAGGAGTGAGCAGAGGAGAAAATGTTAGGGGTTTCCACTCTGCCTTAGCAACCCTATTCCAATATGTCCATTCTTTCTtgattgttaatttttaaattatgctatACACCTCAGATTCTAAACCCTAAATTACATGGAAAGGAAACGAGACTTATAGCAGATGTGGCTCCTTCATTCTGTATCTTTGTCAGGTTAGAAGCATGGCTAGATTTAATAGCTTCTTTTATAGTACAAGGCTGGAAAATTGCAAATCTGAATGTGCAAGAAATGGAGAGTGATGTAAAGATATACGATACTGTCAAGataaatcatattttcaaagGATATTTAATGTTCTGGGAAGGTGCATAACACATAGAGAATGATCTCCCTGTTCTAAAATCacacacaagggcttccctggtggtgcagtggttgagagtccgcctgccgatgcaggggacacgggttcgtggcccagtccgggaagatcccacatgccgcggagcggctgggcccgtgagccatggccgctgagcctgcacgtctgcagcctgtgctccacagcgggagaggccacaacagtgagaggcccgcgtactggggaaaaaaaaaaaaaaaaaaaaaaggcacagcattctttgggcttccctggtggcgcagtgattaagaatctgcctgctaatgcaggggacatgggttcaagccctggtctgggaggatcccacattccgcagatcaactaggcctgtgagccacaactactgagcctgtgcgtctggagcctgtgctctgcaacaagagaggccacgatagtgagaggcccgcgcaccgcgatgaagagtggcccctgcttgccacaactagagaaaaccctcgcacagaaatgaagacccaacacagcaaaaataaattaattaattaataaactcctacccccaacatcttcttaaaaaaaaaataaaaataaaaaaaaatttttaatcacacacAATGTACATggggaaaaattataaaatggaatcaATCAAATGCCAACAATAGCTATGCATTGTTAAATTAtggatgatctttttttttattttttgcggtaaaTGGAAACTCCCATTGCACTTTGGAGCTTTGCTCTTGAAATGGCTTGCAATTTTCCTGTTATATTGTTCTCAATCATTTGAAAAGTCTTACTTAGGGATCTATTCTCttcttcaaatatcttttttctttttgcggtacacgggcctttcactgctgtggcctctcccgttgcggagcacaggctccggacacacaggctcagcggccatggcttacgggcccagccgctccgtggcatgtgggatcttcccagaccggggcacgaacctgtgtcccctgcattggcaggcagactctcaaccactgcgccatcagggaagcccaaatatattatcttttaaaacatcTAATTCAGAAACTGTAAAGCGGAAATGATGTCTCAAAGTGTGAAGTACTTGGCTCAGCTACTTTCCCtctgaacatatttttaatatcaagtTTCAGGTCTCTAGACACCAAAAAAATCTGACTCACAGATGTCAACGTCACACAAAATTTCTAGCAGATAAAACTCACTTagcttatatatatttatcttaagTTTAGTTTGTATTACATGGTTATCAACTAGTTTTGAAATTCTGtcattgttttgaattttttagcCTAAGGGGAACTTATTTTAtcttgatttttctaaaatgttgatGCCACtacctctgtttccccatctcaaTACAGTGAGCACTTATGGTATATCAGGTATATAAAAGTAATTGTAGTCCAGCCCTTCTTGTTCCTCCCTAGCACTAGATGGTAGCTTCCTAAATGGTCTCCCTACCAGTGGTTTGTCTTCCCTTGAGGCCATTGTCCACAGCAGGGCCAGAGCGATCTTTGTAAAATGCAGATCTGGTCAGCTTAAAGAATGGCACTTGGGGCTGAGTAATTCTTGGTTGCAGGACCCTGGGAGGCTGTCTCATGCTCCGTAGTCTATTcagcagcctccctggcctctccccagcTGAATGCCAGTGGCATCCATCGTCCCTCCCACcatttgtgacaaccaaaaatgtctccagacattgccaaacgtCCCTTCAGGGTCAAAATCACTCGTGTTGATAACCACTGCTTTAAATAAAGACCAATGTTCTTCATATAAAAGGAAATCTTTAAACCCTTAGTATAGCAGAAAAGGCTTCCATGATCTTCCCCTGCCTTACTAACTCTAGAGGCTTTTCCAGCTCAGACTCTATATGctgattaaagttaaaaaaaatgccgAAAGTCTAGTTCCCAATATATTCAGATATTTTGTGTCCCATAAGAAAATCTGTACCACTTTCTCCCTCTAATcagcctttcttttccttctggtccAGTGGTCCTCAAATTTTACTGTGCGTGTATCAAAAGCACCTGGAGGGCACCAGAgggctgggccccacccccaagagtttctgattctgtaggtctggggtgaaacctgagaatctgcatttctaaaagatttctaggtgatgctgatgcccTTTGAGAACCAGTATTCTAGTCCCTTTAGGGAATCCCTCCTTACCTGGAAGACTCAGATGTGTTGGTCATCTCTTTCAGGAAGCTTCCTTGACTGCTAACACAGAgcttgttttccttctgttttcataGCACCTTTTCACTAATGACCTTGCACCCTTATCATATTACCCATCTATTATCTACCTAGCTCTCTCCCCCGCTCACTGAGAACTCTCAGTGGAAAGTTCTCTTTTACcctccagagcctggcacacttCAGGCCCTGTGTAGATTCTCATAGCCTACCTTCCTCAACAAGGATTATAAGAGATCAGTACAGTTATCAGATATTGAAAATCCTTGGATCTCCCTCAGCCCAATACTTTGACCTACTTACCTAGAAtccttttttaattcattttcactaCTACACATGTCAGTGGAAGACTGTTTAAGTAAACTAAGgggtgtgagagagacagagagagagaagcatcTTATTTCTGTGGAAGTCAGCTTTGAATACATCCCACTCTAATCCTATCAAATTCCACCGACTCATCAAAATCAACCGCTCTCCTCTGACAGGACCTAACCCAAGGGCAGCAGCGCTACTTTTACAGCAGCATGAGGATTTACAATCCCAGGGCCCAGTGGGTGGCCCTGCAGACCTGCTATGTTCACGGCCTCCAGCAACAGCAGCTGCTTGGTGAGTTTAACTACCTGACCTGAACCAGGCATCTCAGGAAGGGACTCGTATGTTGCAGCTGGCAGTCAAGTTTCCAGGTAAATAGTTCAAGTAGAATGAACTCTGTCAGCCTGATATTTCATCAGCATGGTTGGCAGgtcaatttaaaaatgattatctcTGACAATAAAAAGCAAGGTTTTATGGGGAAATTAAGAGGACTTAAAGAAACTGGAGTATGGTTTGTTATAAAATGTCAACAACTCTCTGAGATTTGCAAGAACTTGATCTAGTAGAACTGGCAATGGGCTTAGGCAGATGGTCCGGGCTCAAACCACAGCTCAGCCCATTGCTGGTTATGCAGGTTCAAAGGCTTGTTTGACTCACAGCAATAATATTTATACTTATTGAGTATTTACCATGTTTCCAACATTGTGCTACGAGCCCTACatagaatatttcattttctccccCACTTTACTGTTGTGGGAAACTGCAGCTCAGACAGGTTATGTGACTTGAAGAAGATCATACAGATAGTAAATGTCAGTTAGGACCATCACCCCCAAAGTCCATGCACCTTCACCCCATACTCTACCATCTCTCTTCTTCCACCAACCTCATGGGATTTTATGAACCACAAATGAAAGAATGGTTGTGAAAAACTTTCACAGACCATAAGCAACAACCTACAGAAAGGTGTAGTTATTATTAAATCTCTTTTCTTCCAGGAGATGTTTTCAGTCTCCGGTTCCCCCTTATTACACTCTTCTAACTCCAACAGGTCCTTTCTTCTGTAAACACTCACTTGGCATTAGCACATCAACCTTATTAGTATTGCTCCTGTATTTgcacaaaaggaaaacatggtTTTTGCAAATGATTTAATATcaagaacaataacaacaatagctACCTTTTATTAGGGCTTCCTACGTGCCAGGCATAGTTCAAAGTGCTCTACATGTATTGTCTTATTTAAAACTCAAACACCTCTACATGGTGCCTTTATAACTCacattttacagaaatggaaattgaGACATGAGTAAGTTAAATAACTTGACCAGGGTCATgcaactagtaagtggcagagccagggttaaGCCTGGTCCCCATGCTTGAACTGAAGGGTTACACAGGCATCATCTGGTAGCTTTGTTTGTAGAGTAAAATTGCATAGAGGCCAATGAAACCGTAAACAGAGATATGCAACATTTAGAGCACGTAAAACCCACCTGTCTATGTTATTAAAATACAGACTTCCAGGCCTAACTCTCTGTTTCTGACTCAGAAGTTCTTTGGAATAGagtcagaaatctgcatttttaaaaagcattattaaTGTGGCCTCAGCCAAACGATTCTGTAGTGTGTGGTCTGCAGACTACACtttagaaacagagagagactgaATATATCTGTTTCTATTTGAAGAAAGTTTTGATATTGAAGATAAGCAATTCATGTGAAGATTCCACATGGCTCAAGTCTCTCTCCAAATAATTTGTTGTGTTAATCAATGActatttattaacttattaaatgagaaatgcaatagaagaaaaatatacttcATATCCTGAAAAAGTATACAATCTGAGTGTGCTAAACATAATTGCTTCTGCCCTACAAGGTAGAAGGAATTTTGTGCAGATGTGGATATTTGCAgaattgtttgttttgtaaaacGGTTGACTTTGAGGTTTATCTCATTTCTTCCCTCCAGGCTATATTACTCAACAGGAGGCCTTGGCTTGTGCTGCCTTACTTAGAGATTCAACCAAAAGAGCCTCAGCCAGGGCAGGTTGTCAGAGAACCATCTCCCAGAGAGCCTCAGGCAGGACAAGAACACGGCCCACAGCACTACCTGTGTTTGTGGTTCCACTCAGGACCCAAAGCACAGGGCTCCGATCCCTCAGGACCAAGGTTTTGCACAAGCTCTGAACAGGGGGTTCACCCATATACccctggcatctagtgagtattTAGTGCATATTTTTTGAAtaggaatgaataaaagaataacatCTAATACAAACACCATACCTAGAAATAATCTCTCCAATTCACATACATTTTACTAGCAAGAACAAGTTGAGTGGCTTAAGAGCAATGGGAGCTGAGAGTCAGCAAGCCTCTCATTCTATACAGAATCTGTAGAGTAAAATGACTTTTGAAGCTTTCAAAGTAAAAGCTTCCTTTGAATTAGAACATCCCAGAGAAATCCCAAGAACAGTGGAAGGGGACAAGTGACTAGAGGATTCAGGTCCTCTGTCACTGGGTGAACATATTTTGCAAGCCCCCTACTGTGCATATTGAAAATACACAAACCAACACAGATGGAACACTGGGCACACAGGGCTTCTGGACCATAACATCTCAGCAGCTACTGGACTGTACCTTCCCATGGCCTCCTTGCTCTCAACTTGCCCATCAAACAACAGCATTAAACTTGGTCCCAAATCTTCTGGTTCTTGCCTAACTCAGTCACTTTGTGTCCTTTTGAAACTTGGACTTATCAACCTGCTACAGCTCGGTTCATTCTACACAGCTGTAACTGACCTTGACACAGGTAAGAGGATTCATGCACACATCTTCCCCCTGGCAGCTGAAGATACATTCTCAGCAGAAGAAGAAATAGCCCCAAAGAACGCATCTCAAGTCCAACCTTTCTTTGGCCTTAATGGTTTTAAGACTACACAAATATGCAAAAACCGCAATTAACAGTGAGTCAGATCATCATACAAATTACGTTAGTTACATCACTAGTGATTTTTTTGTGTTAAAAATAAGTAACCAGAGCTCACAGaaagtcaaaatttaaaaatgcctttCTTCATCTAATTTCTAAACATTCAACCTCTTCTCTCATTCAAATCATACAATGACTTTGTCGAGACTTTAAAAAGGAGTTGGTTGAGATGGAATATTAACTTGCTTGACAAGGAATATGCTAACACTGATCTGAAAGGAAGATGCTGCAATATTacgagaagaaaaaaaaacctcattgatGATTATTATCATCTTCTCTCTGCAACTATTAACATAGAAGATGTAAAAGTTCTTATGAGATTCTGAAAACTCCCAGTACTGGCTGTGATATCTGATCTACTTTTCTTTGGGAGGGACAAGGGTGCATGGTTGGCAGGAAGACTTGGGTAAGCCAATGCTGATGTTGCTGGGTTCATTCACTTAATCATAAAGAAGCTTCTTGACCTCTGTAAATCCGGGCCCCAATTCATGTACTCTAAGCAGCCCTATAGTTCTAAGTTAAGAATTGTTAGGTAggcttaaaagaagaaaaaatcaaatgaaactgGGGTGGGCGATAGCATAGCCCTCTTAAGGAATAGAGGTTTGTGGTCGACCTAACTTGGCCTGTATTAACCTTCCCATTGTTCCCACAATGGAGCTTTTATCCTTTTGAACTTCTTGCATCGCTTTTATCTTAGACGTTTTTCTTGATGGGCACAGATATTTGCTGTGTAAACCTTAGCTACTGATGCAGAATATCAAGGAGGCCACTTATAATTCTGAGCTGCATCCCTACAACAAAAATTTCAGAAGTACCTTGTTTCCGATAGAGGATTTTGAAAGCTAATTGTCAGGTGAATATTACAaggcacaaaagaacaaataagtcTAAGTTGGTGCAGAAGGTCCCACTTGTTGGATCTCCCTTCTGAGAAGATAATGGCCTACCTCTTGAGCCCCACACCCAAAGCTTATGAGGAATATGATTGGTTGTGGTGTGGAAGAAAGGTGCTCACCTGGAAGGATGCTAAGAAAGATGATCAAAGGGAAACAAAGGACAAACTGTGACTCTTAGGAAACTCTACTACTTTGACCTGTTGGAGACTCTATTGCTTGCCTTCACAATGTCAGTGGACACCATCAGTCTTTAAAGTCCTTGAGATCACTGACTATTTTCAGTGTAATTACTAGTACCTAGAACAGCACCTGGTCTGTGGTAGGTAATCaataatacttgttgaataattataaaatgttgaaAGATTTTGCAAATCAGACTGGCCTGTGAATTTGTGCTATTATTCTAGGGTCCCAGGATGCTGCAACTACTAGTGAGGAGTACAAGCAGTTTATTAAGTGCACAGGAGCAGCTCATCCAGGTGCCAGCAACAGGGGTGAATTGTCTGGAaaggattttaaaacaataataaagctCATTAAAAATTGGTctgcttttgggcttccctggtggtgcagtggttgagagtccgcctgccgatgcaggggatatgggttcgtgccccggtccgggaagatcccacatgccgcggagcggctgggcccgtgagccatggccgttgagcctgcgcgtccggagcctgtgctctgcaacgggagaggccacaacagtgagaggcccgcgtaccgcaaaaaataaaaaataaaaaaaaaaattggtctgcTTTCTATTATCACCATAAGCCAGCAATTCTAAACAATATGAGTGATGAAATATTCCTCTACCAAAAATCTTTTGTTGGCCTAGGGTCTAAATAATTGCTGAAGTTACCGTtgagttttaataatatatatgtaagctTCAAAGTAACACATTCTTATTGCTTTTCctttaataatcattttattcCTCATGGAAAGTAATTCAGAGAACTTCAAAACCATATCAGCTCACATATCTCCAACCACTGTGGTACTACGTATTCTTGAATGAACAATGGTTACACCATCACcgtaaagacaagaaaaagaacttGAATTACTTCATTCTTTACTCTATGTGGCCACttagcatttttattcttttaaacaattttattgaggtacaaaTTAGATGCAGTAAATGCAG
The genomic region above belongs to Pseudorca crassidens isolate mPseCra1 chromosome 18, mPseCra1.hap1, whole genome shotgun sequence and contains:
- the FAM216B gene encoding LOW QUALITY PROTEIN: protein FAM216B (The sequence of the model RefSeq protein was modified relative to this genomic sequence to represent the inferred CDS: substituted 1 base at 1 genomic stop codon), which codes for MEAGLGTSAPRRSVCLVDALLHVSYILLSDPSGIDKHALHVVLEEPQEENAKRHSTDSSKSTALLXQDLTQGQQRYFYSSMRIYNPRAQWVALQTCYVHGLQQQQLLGYITQQEALACAALLRDSTKRASARAGCQRTISQRASGRTRTRPTALPVFVVPLRTQSTGLRSLRTKVLHKL